In the genome of Deinococcus yavapaiensis KR-236, one region contains:
- a CDS encoding amidase family protein, translated as MARDSIDYVHATVAQLVQALLHREVSALELCDAAIARIEERDAAINAVVVRDFERARAQARLADARLASGEHAPLLGVPMTVKEAFDVAGLPTTWGLAPFRDHVATRDAVAVARLKHAGAVILGKTNVPTALGDWQSVNPLYGRTVHPKDAARTPGGSSGGAAAALASGMVALELGSDIGGSIRVPAHFCGVFGHKPTYGLLPQRGHAVPGSDGADRTEIAVIGPLARSADDLATALDVLAGPDEDDAVAYSSRLPSSRVRTLPDARILVLDTHPCAATATSLRAAIARLALDLERAGAKVARESALLPDLERAHHHYTRMLGTVTSRGVPEAKSISAHDWLSLIDEQHRLRVQWQTLFGSFDAVIAPCFGTVAFAHLESSESPHRLFVDGVATPYEDQLAWPGVATFPGLPATAVPIDQDAEGWPIGVQVIGPRLEDRTPIAMAALIANLRA; from the coding sequence GTGGCCCGTGATTCCATCGATTACGTTCACGCGACCGTCGCACAACTCGTGCAAGCCCTCCTCCACCGTGAGGTGAGCGCGCTCGAATTGTGCGACGCGGCGATCGCGCGCATCGAAGAACGCGACGCGGCCATCAACGCCGTCGTGGTTCGGGACTTCGAGCGAGCGCGTGCACAGGCGCGCCTCGCCGACGCACGCCTCGCGTCGGGAGAACACGCGCCCCTGCTTGGCGTGCCCATGACGGTCAAGGAAGCCTTCGACGTCGCGGGCTTGCCGACCACGTGGGGTCTGGCGCCATTTCGTGATCACGTCGCGACGCGTGACGCCGTCGCCGTCGCCCGGTTGAAGCACGCGGGCGCCGTGATCCTCGGCAAGACGAACGTTCCGACCGCCCTGGGCGATTGGCAAAGCGTCAATCCCCTCTACGGCCGCACCGTTCACCCGAAGGACGCCGCGCGCACACCCGGAGGGTCCTCGGGCGGCGCGGCCGCCGCGCTCGCCAGCGGCATGGTCGCCTTAGAGCTGGGTTCGGACATCGGGGGTTCCATCCGCGTTCCCGCCCACTTCTGCGGTGTGTTCGGCCACAAGCCGACGTACGGACTGCTGCCCCAACGCGGTCACGCCGTGCCGGGAAGTGACGGAGCCGATCGAACCGAGATCGCCGTCATCGGCCCGCTGGCTCGCAGCGCCGACGACCTCGCGACGGCCTTGGACGTCCTCGCGGGACCCGACGAGGACGACGCCGTCGCGTACAGCTCGCGTTTGCCGTCTTCACGGGTGCGGACGCTTCCAGACGCCCGAATCCTCGTCCTCGACACGCATCCGTGCGCCGCGACGGCCACGTCTCTGCGCGCGGCCATTGCCCGCTTGGCGCTCGACTTGGAGCGCGCGGGCGCCAAGGTCGCCAGGGAAAGCGCGCTCCTCCCGGACTTGGAGCGTGCTCACCACCACTACACCCGGATGCTCGGCACGGTCACGAGCCGTGGCGTGCCCGAGGCGAAGTCCATCTCGGCGCACGACTGGCTGTCGTTGATCGACGAGCAGCATCGATTGCGCGTTCAGTGGCAAACGCTCTTCGGCTCGTTCGACGCGGTGATCGCTCCGTGCTTCGGCACCGTCGCGTTCGCGCACCTCGAATCCAGCGAATCGCCGCATCGACTCTTCGTGGACGGCGTCGCGACGCCTTACGAAGATCAACTCGCCTGGCCGGGCGTGGCGACCTTCCCCGGCCTTCCGGCGACGGCGGTGCCGATCGATCAGGACGCGGAAGGATGGCCGATCGGCGTGCAAGTCATCGGCCCGAGGCTGGAGGACCGAACGCCGATCGCCATGGCCGCCTTGATCGCGAACCTGCGCGCCTGA
- a CDS encoding trans-sulfuration enzyme family protein, translating into MKELDLSTLAARAGEIAPEDGNRALIEPIHQTTVYTFDDLDHLERFQSGSERGHIYYRNGNPNRDTLERALAALEGTQDAMTAASGMAAISAVFLALVKPGERILADNRVYGVTYSLLAEELPKLGIHTDWVDANDLDAVRAAMTPDTKLVHAESLTNPLVTVADVPRLAQIAHEGGALLSIDNTFASPAVLKPASLGADVVTHSVSKYLNGHSTALGGVILGSGEIVAKCRAHLTRYGGTMSAFDAWMTLQGVKTLGLRMRAHSGNASAVADVLENHPRVKAVYYPGLTSHPQFDLAHDLMPNGFGGMMALEVEDAPAFVRALKGKIPLAPSLADVATTLSYPWGTSHRALPEQRRMELGITPGLLRLSVGIEEIGDLLDDLEGALV; encoded by the coding sequence GTGAAGGAACTCGACCTCTCCACCCTCGCCGCCCGCGCCGGAGAAATCGCGCCGGAAGACGGCAACCGCGCCCTCATCGAACCCATTCACCAAACGACCGTCTACACCTTCGACGACCTCGATCACCTCGAACGCTTTCAAAGCGGCTCGGAACGCGGTCACATCTACTACCGCAACGGCAATCCCAACCGCGACACCCTCGAGCGCGCGCTCGCCGCCCTCGAAGGAACCCAGGACGCCATGACGGCGGCGTCGGGCATGGCCGCCATCTCCGCCGTGTTCCTCGCCCTCGTGAAGCCCGGCGAGCGCATTCTCGCCGACAACCGCGTCTACGGTGTCACGTACTCCCTGCTCGCCGAGGAACTTCCGAAACTCGGGATTCACACCGACTGGGTCGACGCGAACGACTTGGACGCGGTGCGCGCGGCGATGACGCCCGACACGAAGCTCGTGCATGCCGAGAGCCTCACCAATCCTCTCGTGACCGTGGCGGACGTTCCGCGGCTCGCGCAGATCGCCCACGAAGGTGGCGCCTTGCTGAGCATCGACAACACCTTCGCGTCCCCGGCTGTCCTGAAACCCGCCTCGCTCGGCGCGGACGTCGTCACGCATTCCGTCAGCAAGTACCTCAACGGGCACTCCACGGCGCTTGGCGGCGTGATTCTTGGGTCCGGCGAGATCGTCGCGAAGTGCCGCGCGCACCTCACTCGGTACGGCGGCACCATGAGCGCCTTCGATGCGTGGATGACCTTGCAGGGCGTCAAGACCCTCGGCCTGAGGATGCGCGCGCACAGCGGAAACGCGAGCGCCGTCGCCGACGTCTTGGAGAACCATCCGCGGGTGAAGGCCGTGTACTACCCCGGCCTCACGTCCCACCCGCAGTTCGACCTCGCGCACGACCTCATGCCGAACGGCTTCGGAGGCATGATGGCGCTGGAAGTCGAGGACGCGCCCGCGTTCGTGCGGGCGCTCAAAGGAAAGATTCCGCTGGCGCCGAGCCTCGCGGATGTGGCGACGACGCTGAGTTACCCGTGGGGAACGTCGCACCGAGCGCTTCCAGAGCAGCGGCGCATGGAGCTCGGAATTACGCCGGGGTTGCTGAGGTTGTCGGTGGGAATCGAGGAGATCGGGGATTTGCTCGACGATTTGGAAGGGGCGCTCGTGTGA
- a CDS encoding sensor histidine kinase translates to MTTSRSRRRSLSLASQYDLASLAVLLVTMLVLGWWVGRQIEVGVVHQTAAASALYVENFVVAQLQELGSRRAIDASHVRTLERMLAQAPLGREVVSIKIWGPDGRVVFGSDAGKAFEIKDELRRAWSGEVVSHVSDLRDSENADLKARWGRLLETYTPLRVEGSDRVIAVAEFYRTVSDLERDVRAAQARSWAVVTAVMLATYLLLSGLVRRGSDTIARQQRELGAQVEKLGALLSQNAALSARVRRAATRVTELNEHVLGRVSAELHDGPAQDLGYALLRLDALSSHVSALPPERRAVAEVDLARIEASLASAMREIRELAADVRLPDLHGLMLAEVLERAVRDHARRTDTAVETTWDSLPIGAPLPVKITAFRIVREALTNAFKHAGARGQKVEAQARGADLFLAVSDEGGGFDEASADKAGHFGLAGMRERAEAIGGSFEVERTTRGTRVKVRLPLGVVEDA, encoded by the coding sequence GTGACGACAAGTCGTTCGAGGCGCCGTTCGCTGAGCCTCGCGAGTCAGTACGACTTGGCGAGCCTCGCGGTGCTGCTCGTGACGATGCTGGTCTTGGGCTGGTGGGTCGGTCGGCAGATCGAGGTGGGCGTCGTGCATCAAACGGCGGCGGCGTCGGCGCTGTACGTGGAGAACTTTGTGGTGGCGCAGCTTCAGGAGCTCGGATCGCGCCGAGCGATCGACGCGTCGCACGTGCGCACGTTGGAGCGCATGCTCGCTCAAGCGCCGCTGGGCCGCGAAGTGGTGAGCATCAAGATTTGGGGACCCGACGGGCGGGTGGTGTTCGGCTCCGACGCGGGCAAGGCCTTCGAGATCAAGGACGAGTTGCGCCGCGCTTGGAGCGGCGAGGTGGTGTCGCACGTGAGCGACTTGCGCGACTCGGAGAACGCGGATCTCAAGGCGCGCTGGGGGCGTCTTTTGGAAACGTACACGCCGCTTCGCGTGGAAGGTTCGGACCGTGTGATCGCCGTGGCGGAGTTCTACCGAACGGTGTCGGACCTCGAACGGGACGTGCGGGCGGCGCAGGCGCGGTCGTGGGCCGTGGTGACGGCCGTGATGCTCGCGACGTACCTGCTGCTGTCGGGTCTCGTTCGGCGCGGAAGCGACACGATCGCGCGCCAGCAGCGAGAGCTCGGCGCGCAAGTGGAAAAGTTGGGCGCGCTACTGTCGCAAAACGCCGCGTTGTCGGCGCGCGTGCGGCGAGCGGCGACGCGTGTCACGGAACTCAACGAGCACGTGTTGGGCCGCGTGTCGGCGGAGTTGCACGACGGGCCCGCGCAAGACCTCGGTTACGCGCTTTTGCGCTTGGACGCGTTGTCTTCTCACGTGAGCGCCTTGCCGCCCGAACGTCGCGCGGTGGCGGAAGTCGACCTCGCGCGCATCGAGGCGTCGCTCGCGAGCGCCATGCGAGAAATTCGCGAGCTCGCGGCGGACGTGCGCCTTCCGGATCTGCACGGCTTGATGCTGGCCGAGGTCTTGGAACGGGCGGTGCGCGACCACGCGCGGCGCACCGACACGGCGGTGGAAACGACGTGGGACTCCTTGCCGATCGGTGCGCCGCTGCCCGTGAAGATCACGGCGTTCCGAATCGTCCGGGAGGCGCTGACGAACGCGTTCAAACACGCGGGCGCGCGCGGTCAGAAAGTGGAGGCGCAGGCGCGAGGCGCGGACCTCTTCTTGGCCGTCTCCGACGAGGGCGGCGGGTTCGACGAGGCTTCCGCCGACAAGGCGGGCCACTTCGGTCTCGCGGGCATGCGCGAGCGGGCCGAAGCGATCGGCGGTTCGTTCGAAGTGGAGCGGACGACCCGAGGAACGCGCGTGAAGGTGCGCCTTCCGCTCGGCGTCGTGGAGGACGCGTGA
- a CDS encoding LuxR C-terminal-related transcriptional regulator: MSELVRVVLIDDHPLFREGVAVTLGVDSAWKIVAEGESADDALRLALAHLPDVMLLDLHIPGGGLNALKAVVAACPVTRVVMLTVSEDEAHVLAALKAGARGYLLKGVSGEELRRVVRAVQAGEAYVTPSLAASMLHELTRETRPTSPLDELTPRERQILEGVAAGRSNKEIARDLDLTEKTVKHYMTNVLQKLQVRNRVEAALLAQKAARKE, translated from the coding sequence GTGAGCGAACTCGTGCGCGTCGTGCTGATCGACGACCACCCGTTGTTCCGCGAGGGCGTGGCGGTGACGCTCGGCGTGGACTCGGCGTGGAAGATCGTGGCGGAGGGAGAAAGCGCCGACGACGCCCTGCGGCTTGCCTTGGCCCACCTGCCGGACGTGATGCTGCTGGACTTGCACATTCCGGGCGGAGGCTTGAACGCCCTCAAGGCGGTCGTGGCGGCGTGCCCCGTGACGCGCGTGGTGATGCTGACGGTGAGTGAGGACGAGGCGCACGTGCTCGCCGCGCTGAAGGCGGGCGCGCGCGGCTATCTGCTCAAGGGCGTGTCGGGCGAGGAATTGCGGCGAGTCGTGCGGGCCGTACAGGCGGGCGAAGCGTACGTCACGCCGAGCCTCGCGGCGAGCATGTTGCACGAGCTCACGCGCGAAACGCGTCCCACGAGTCCGCTGGACGAACTCACGCCGAGGGAACGCCAAATCTTGGAGGGCGTCGCGGCGGGCCGCAGCAACAAGGAGATCGCGCGCGACCTCGACCTCACCGAGAAGACCGTGAAGCACTACATGACGAACGTGCTTCAAAAGCTTCAAGTGCGCAACCGCGTCGAAGCGGCGCTTTTGGCGCAAAAAGCGGCGCGCAAGGAATGA
- a CDS encoding AAA family ATPase has product MLSENLRRTLTRAHDLARENAHEFVTLEHLLLALLDDPDAHDVLTALNADLGALRRDLNEFISDFETGDEDPEFTLGTQRSVQRAALQLRAAGKTNEVTDGARVLAEVLDEEDAYARYALEKQGVTRLGVLSVISHGTARSPKRTRGVNETEAESTAEDGPTVQDPLEAYCQNFTEMAREGKFDPLIGREAEVERMLHVLARRGKHNPVLVGEPGVGKTAVVEGLAARIIAGTVPNILKDVSVYALDMGALIAGTRFRGDFEERLKAVLNALQGQKALLFIDELHTIVGAGAVQGGALDAANLLKPVLARGDLRVIGATTPAELRHLQQDRALWRRFQTVDVPEPTEDEAFEILQGLAPRYEAHHGVTYTPAALKACVTLAARYLRDRFLPDKAIDVLDEAGAALALKGSGGTIDVTEVESTVARMARVPVGSVKQEEAKTLATLEDDLGAGVYGQDKAVSELASAVKLARAGLRDPQKPQGSFLFTGPTGVGKTELARTLAATLGVQLVRFDMSEYQEAHTVARLIGAPPGYVGFDQGGLLTDAVSKNPHAVLLLDEIEKAHPDIYNLLLQVMDHGTLTDHTGKVVDFRGVILVMTSNAGAAEAGRPALGFGRTVRAGESEEAIARTFTPEFRNRLDAIVAFRSLSRDVMGKVVDKFVRQLQQQLAEKNVRLDLSPAARDRLATLGYDPLMGARPLARVIAERLSRPLADELLFGRLKDGGEVRVDSDGQELQFEIA; this is encoded by the coding sequence GTGCTCTCGGAGAACTTGCGCCGAACCCTCACCCGAGCCCACGACTTGGCGCGCGAAAACGCGCACGAGTTCGTGACGCTCGAACACCTCCTGCTCGCCTTGCTCGACGACCCGGACGCGCACGACGTCCTGACCGCCCTCAACGCAGACCTCGGCGCCTTGCGCCGCGACCTCAACGAATTCATCTCCGACTTCGAGACGGGCGACGAGGACCCCGAGTTCACCCTCGGTACGCAGCGTTCCGTGCAACGCGCCGCCCTGCAACTGCGCGCGGCGGGCAAGACGAACGAAGTCACCGACGGGGCGCGCGTCCTCGCCGAAGTCCTCGACGAGGAGGACGCCTACGCGCGCTACGCCCTCGAAAAGCAAGGCGTGACGCGCCTAGGCGTCTTGTCGGTGATTTCGCACGGAACCGCCAGGAGTCCCAAGCGCACGCGCGGCGTGAACGAAACCGAGGCGGAATCCACCGCCGAGGACGGCCCGACCGTTCAAGATCCGCTCGAAGCGTACTGCCAGAACTTCACCGAGATGGCGCGCGAAGGAAAGTTCGATCCTCTCATCGGCCGCGAAGCGGAAGTCGAGCGGATGCTGCACGTCCTCGCGCGGCGCGGCAAGCACAACCCCGTCCTCGTCGGCGAGCCCGGCGTCGGCAAGACCGCCGTCGTGGAAGGGCTCGCGGCGCGCATCATCGCGGGCACCGTGCCGAACATCCTCAAGGACGTGTCGGTGTACGCCCTCGACATGGGCGCCCTCATCGCCGGAACGCGCTTCCGAGGCGACTTCGAAGAGCGCCTCAAAGCCGTTTTGAACGCTCTGCAAGGACAAAAAGCGCTGCTGTTCATCGACGAACTCCACACCATCGTCGGGGCGGGCGCCGTGCAAGGCGGCGCGCTGGACGCCGCCAACCTTCTCAAGCCCGTCCTCGCGCGCGGCGATCTGCGCGTCATCGGCGCGACGACGCCCGCCGAACTTCGCCACCTGCAGCAAGACCGCGCCCTATGGCGGCGCTTCCAGACCGTGGACGTGCCCGAACCGACCGAGGACGAAGCCTTCGAGATCCTGCAAGGCCTCGCCCCGCGTTACGAGGCCCACCACGGCGTGACCTACACGCCCGCCGCCCTCAAGGCGTGCGTGACGTTGGCGGCGCGTTACCTGCGAGACCGCTTCCTGCCCGACAAGGCGATCGACGTGCTCGACGAGGCGGGCGCCGCGCTCGCCCTCAAAGGATCGGGCGGCACCATCGACGTCACGGAGGTCGAATCGACCGTCGCCCGCATGGCTCGCGTGCCCGTCGGAAGCGTCAAGCAGGAGGAAGCGAAGACTCTCGCCACGCTCGAGGACGACCTCGGGGCGGGCGTGTACGGCCAAGACAAGGCGGTGAGCGAACTCGCGAGCGCCGTAAAACTCGCCCGTGCGGGACTGCGCGATCCGCAAAAACCCCAAGGAAGCTTCCTCTTCACCGGCCCGACGGGCGTCGGCAAGACGGAACTCGCGCGCACGCTCGCCGCCACCCTCGGCGTGCAACTCGTGCGTTTCGACATGTCCGAGTACCAAGAGGCGCACACCGTCGCGCGCCTTATCGGGGCGCCTCCCGGTTACGTCGGCTTCGACCAAGGCGGCCTGCTCACCGACGCGGTCTCGAAGAATCCGCACGCCGTCTTGCTGCTCGACGAAATCGAAAAGGCGCACCCCGACATCTACAACCTCTTGCTGCAAGTCATGGACCACGGCACCCTCACCGATCACACCGGCAAGGTCGTGGACTTCCGAGGCGTCATCCTCGTCATGACGTCCAACGCGGGCGCCGCCGAGGCGGGCCGTCCCGCCCTCGGCTTCGGACGCACCGTGCGCGCGGGCGAATCCGAGGAAGCGATCGCGCGCACCTTCACGCCGGAGTTCCGCAACCGACTCGACGCCATCGTCGCCTTCCGCTCCCTGTCGCGCGACGTGATGGGCAAAGTCGTCGACAAGTTCGTGCGGCAACTGCAACAGCAACTCGCCGAGAAGAACGTGCGCCTCGACCTCTCGCCCGCCGCCCGCGACCGCCTCGCCACGCTCGGCTACGATCCCCTCATGGGCGCGCGTCCGCTCGCGCGCGTCATCGCCGAGCGCCTCTCACGGCCTCTGGCTGACGAACTCCTCTTCGGGCGGCTCAAGGACGGGGGAGAGGTACGCGTCGACAGCGACGGCCAAGAACTGCAGTTCGAGATCGCTTGA
- the clpS gene encoding ATP-dependent Clp protease adapter ClpS yields the protein MTRRDADFHTQLQERTTTKRPPLYRVLLLNDDYTPMDFVVYVLMRYFKKSGADAERIMLAVHHEGRGVAGVYTKDVAETKVGQVTALAREEGYPLQVTVEPEPDE from the coding sequence ATGACGCGGCGCGACGCCGACTTCCACACCCAACTGCAAGAACGCACCACCACGAAGCGTCCTCCGCTGTATCGCGTGCTGCTGCTCAACGACGATTACACTCCGATGGACTTCGTCGTGTACGTCCTGATGCGCTACTTCAAGAAGTCCGGCGCGGACGCCGAGCGCATCATGCTCGCCGTGCACCACGAGGGGCGCGGCGTGGCGGGCGTGTACACGAAAGACGTCGCCGAAACGAAGGTCGGGCAGGTCACGGCGCTCGCCCGCGAGGAAGGCTACCCGCTTCAAGTCACGGTGGAACCCGAGCCTGACGAGTAA
- a CDS encoding bifunctional 4-hydroxy-2-oxoglutarate aldolase/2-dehydro-3-deoxy-phosphogluconate aldolase, whose amino-acid sequence MTFLADLRRHKLVAILRGVPPEHAPTLAATLHDAGIRLLEVALNDDVGFEALRAVAASKPEDLILGAGTVVTPDLALRAMDVGATFLVTPHVTPDVNTLAAAHGLGMLCGATTPTEMHLAMSSGATAVKLFPAGPLGPAYLKALFGPYPELPVVVVGNVDERNLADFLKAGAIGAGVGGAITNANWADPDFERLAEHARRLVHLAHGALS is encoded by the coding sequence TTGACTTTTCTCGCCGATCTGCGCCGCCACAAGCTCGTCGCGATTTTGCGCGGCGTGCCGCCCGAACACGCGCCGACGCTCGCCGCGACGCTTCACGACGCCGGTATCCGCCTGCTCGAAGTCGCCCTGAATGACGACGTCGGCTTCGAGGCCTTGCGCGCCGTCGCCGCTTCGAAACCCGAGGACCTGATTCTGGGAGCGGGCACGGTCGTCACGCCCGACCTCGCCTTGCGCGCGATGGACGTTGGCGCCACCTTCCTCGTGACGCCGCACGTCACGCCCGACGTGAACACCCTCGCCGCCGCGCACGGCCTCGGAATGCTGTGCGGCGCGACGACGCCGACCGAGATGCACCTCGCCATGAGTTCCGGCGCGACCGCCGTGAAACTCTTTCCGGCGGGTCCCCTCGGCCCCGCGTACCTCAAAGCCCTCTTCGGCCCGTACCCCGAGTTGCCTGTCGTCGTCGTCGGCAACGTCGACGAGCGCAACCTCGCCGATTTCCTGAAGGCGGGAGCGATCGGGGCGGGCGTCGGCGGAGCGATCACGAACGCGAATTGGGCCGATCCCGACTTCGAGCGTCTCGCCGAGCACGCGCGACGCCTCGTCCACCTCGCTCACGGCGCGCTGAGCTAA
- a CDS encoding 2-dehydro-3-deoxygalactonokinase, whose protein sequence is MSGVLGVLDGGTTNTRLRVWNGREVAFERRVTVGARDGAMEGGANRLRREVADLVGEARRALGEFDLVACGMIGSPSGLADVPHLVAPVTFDDLAKRLKIVELDEIGTVRFVPGVRTDTPDFAACDVMRGEETEVAGLRRLLDLHGPANFLHFGSHDKIVLTSDDAVVGSRTNLDGELLAALTRHTILAESATLPSEVDFEWWTRGFEAARAHGLSRAAFLTRLAAQRGATREEGGSFLLGVVAHETARLVPSDDAPLYLYGRATLTEPFARHLEGRRLVHVVPQATSDLAALHGVLSLLERSVA, encoded by the coding sequence GTGAGCGGCGTGCTCGGCGTGCTCGACGGCGGAACCACGAACACGCGCCTGCGCGTTTGGAACGGCCGCGAAGTCGCGTTCGAGCGGCGCGTCACGGTCGGCGCTCGCGACGGTGCCATGGAGGGCGGCGCGAACCGCTTGCGGCGAGAGGTGGCGGATCTCGTCGGCGAAGCTCGACGTGCCCTCGGCGAGTTCGACCTCGTGGCGTGCGGCATGATCGGCAGTCCGTCAGGCCTCGCCGACGTGCCGCACCTCGTCGCGCCCGTCACCTTCGACGACCTCGCCAAGCGCTTGAAGATCGTCGAACTCGACGAAATCGGCACCGTCCGCTTCGTGCCCGGCGTTCGCACGGACACGCCGGATTTCGCCGCGTGCGACGTCATGCGCGGCGAGGAGACGGAAGTGGCGGGCCTTCGGCGTCTGCTCGACCTGCACGGTCCCGCCAACTTCTTGCACTTCGGCTCGCACGACAAGATCGTGCTGACGAGCGACGACGCCGTCGTGGGTTCGCGCACGAACCTCGACGGGGAACTTCTCGCCGCCCTGACGCGCCACACCATCCTCGCCGAGAGCGCCACCTTGCCGAGCGAGGTGGACTTCGAGTGGTGGACGCGCGGCTTCGAGGCGGCCCGAGCGCACGGCCTGTCGCGCGCCGCCTTCCTCACCCGCCTCGCCGCCCAGCGAGGCGCCACGCGCGAAGAGGGAGGTTCGTTCCTGCTCGGCGTGGTCGCGCACGAAACCGCCCGCCTCGTGCCGAGCGACGACGCGCCCCTCTACCTCTACGGGCGAGCGACCCTCACCGAGCCGTTCGCCCGGCACCTCGAAGGCCGCCGCCTCGTTCACGTCGTGCCGCAAGCCACGTCGGACCTCGCCGCCCTGCACGGCGTCCTCAGCTTGCTCGAAAGGAGCGTCGCTTGA
- the dgoD gene encoding galactonate dehydratase, translating into MSAPDRIRSIELFQVPPRWLFLKVTTDAGLVGWGEPIVEGRASTVKAAVEELAEYVVGFDATRIEDLWQTIYRGGFYRGGPILTSALSGIETALWDIRGKALGVPVYDMLGGAVRDKMRVYSWVGGDAPQDVADAAKAVVARGFTAIKMNGCDRMEWIDSRARVDKAVRTIAEVREAVGPSVMIGVDFHGRVHRGMAKVLAKELDAFGLMFIEEPVLSENLEALRDIVTHTSTPIATGERLYTRWDFKEVLKAGYVDIVQPDTCHAGGILETRKIAAMAEAFDVALAIHCPLGPIALAASLQVDFCTPNAFIQEQSLGIHYNVHSDLLDYLVDPGVFHYAAGFVARLTRPGLGIDIDEERVREAARIGHSWKNPVWRLEDGSVTEW; encoded by the coding sequence CCATCGAACTCTTCCAAGTGCCTCCGCGGTGGCTTTTCTTGAAGGTCACGACCGACGCGGGCCTCGTCGGATGGGGCGAACCGATCGTCGAGGGGCGCGCGAGCACCGTCAAGGCCGCCGTCGAGGAACTCGCCGAGTACGTCGTCGGCTTCGACGCCACGCGCATCGAGGACCTTTGGCAGACGATCTACCGAGGCGGCTTCTACCGAGGCGGCCCAATTCTCACGTCGGCCCTCAGCGGCATCGAGACGGCCCTTTGGGACATTCGCGGCAAGGCGCTCGGCGTGCCCGTGTACGACATGCTGGGCGGCGCGGTGCGCGACAAGATGCGCGTGTACTCGTGGGTGGGCGGCGACGCTCCGCAAGACGTGGCGGACGCCGCCAAGGCCGTCGTTGCCCGCGGCTTCACCGCCATTAAGATGAACGGCTGCGACCGCATGGAATGGATCGATTCACGCGCGAGGGTCGACAAGGCCGTCCGCACGATCGCCGAGGTCCGCGAAGCCGTCGGGCCGAGCGTCATGATCGGCGTGGACTTTCATGGCCGCGTGCACCGCGGCATGGCGAAGGTTCTCGCCAAGGAGCTCGACGCGTTCGGCCTCATGTTCATCGAAGAGCCCGTCTTGAGCGAGAACCTCGAGGCGCTGCGAGACATCGTGACGCACACCAGCACACCGATCGCGACGGGTGAGCGCCTCTACACGCGCTGGGACTTCAAGGAAGTCCTGAAGGCAGGGTACGTCGACATCGTCCAACCCGACACCTGCCACGCGGGCGGCATCTTGGAGACGCGCAAAATCGCCGCGATGGCCGAAGCGTTCGACGTCGCGCTCGCCATTCACTGCCCGCTCGGTCCGATCGCGCTCGCCGCGAGCTTGCAAGTCGACTTCTGCACTCCGAACGCCTTCATCCAAGAGCAGAGCCTCGGCATTCACTACAACGTCCACTCCGACCTCCTCGACTACCTCGTGGACCCGGGCGTGTTCCACTACGCCGCCGGCTTCGTCGCGCGTCTCACGCGGCCCGGCCTCGGCATCGACATCGACGAGGAGCGCGTGCGCGAAGCGGCGCGCATCGGGCACTCGTGGAAGAATCCGGTGTGGCGTCTCGAGGACGGCAGCGTCACGGAGTGGTGA